The following are from one region of the Sorghum bicolor cultivar BTx623 chromosome 2, Sorghum_bicolor_NCBIv3, whole genome shotgun sequence genome:
- the LOC110432624 gene encoding uncharacterized protein LOC110432624: MAMTSYGALSMASIGRIIGDRRTGRARPCPTRRRPNPWPNPPPPAKSTAAGRHRPCPRPSPAPGPPLPCPTRRRPNIPGQIRRRRPKPPPSADSRGRTHQDGPDAYTNTAAYEKMSAYATAARTRHGDDFDLTTEPLDTDLLMRTGGGKQHGRYMIAHSAINPATVPTLREVRQGSSSTSDVPIRPRQPSSVQQMAAMQTAFQSQIEELRARQDELHEAHRRELAARDEAHRRHMEAQQQHTQRQISDLVGYFQSI, translated from the exons ATGGCGATGACAAGCTACGGCGCCCTTTCGATGGCAAGCATTGGAAGGATTATTGGAG ACCGACGAACAGGACGCGCCCGTCCCTGCCCCACGCGCCGCCGGCCGAATCCCTGGCCaaatccgccgccgccggccaaaTCCACCGCCGCCGGCCGACACCGCCCCTGCCCCCGCCCCTCCCCTGCCCCTGGCCCGCCCCTCCCCTGCCCCACGCGCCGCCGACCAAATATCCCCGGCCaaatccgccgccgccggccaaagccgccgccgtcggccgACTCTCGAGGACGTACACACCAG GACGGGCCCGACGCATACACCAACACTGCCGCCTACGAGAAGATGTCCGCGTACGCCACTGCAGCTCGCACACGCCATGGGGATGACTTCGACCTTACCACCGAGCCACTGGACACGGACTTGCTCATGAGGACGGGAGGAGGGAAGCAGCACGGCCGGTACATGATTGCCCACAGCGCAATCAACCCGGCCACCGTACCCACGCTCCGCGAGGTTCGGCAGGGGAGCAGCTCGACCTCCGACGTCCCCATACGGCCTCGTCAGCCGAGCTCCGTGCAGCAAATGGCTGCGATGCAGACGGCGTTTCAG TCACAGATAGAGGAGTTGCGGGCCAGACAGGATGAGCTACATGAGGCTCATCGGCGAGAGCTGGCGGCCAGAGACGAGGCCCATCGGCGCCACATGGAGGCACAACAGCAGCACACGCAGCGTCAGATATCGGACCTAGTTGGATACTTCCAGTCCATCTAG